The following nucleotide sequence is from Citrus sinensis cultivar Valencia sweet orange chromosome 6, DVS_A1.0, whole genome shotgun sequence.
AACACTTAATGCACAAGAATCGTCTGCAAGAGCATGCTCAGAGATCCGGCATACCACTTCCGGTATATCAAAGTCACAATGAAGGGTTTCAACATGCCCCTAAGTTCCGGGCGTCTGTGTCGGTCGATGGAGTTACTTATACTTCTCCCAACACTTTTTCGCATCGAAAAGCAGCCGAACAAGATGTTGCTAAAATCGCCCTGGAGTGCATTTCTAAGAAAATCAAGGATGAAGGATGCCCTCTCATTAACCAGGTTTGTTTCTTTTGCGTGTAGATGATGTTTCACTCACATATACTTCAATTATGTTCTCATATAtgttacttatttattaatcatcTTATGAACAATAGTTATAATGTGTATCAGATGTCTGCTAAACTTCAAGTTTATGCTATcgtaaaaagtaaaacacataAGGGCTTATAATACTTGTTTTACCTAGTGTGTGCTTGAGAGTGGATGTAGTCGCaacaatagaaaatttaacaaGTTGAGAAAATTTGGTATGGGAGCTgagaaatatattttgtacAAGACCTGCAATATTGTTCTCTGTGGAACCAGAGCTTCTCAAATTTACTTGTATTAAAAGAAGCACAGTTTCTATTCTTGTCTTTGTAGCGGTGATTATGAAATCTCTATTCACGTTTAGACATCAGAGTTAATCAATGTACATATTACAGGGGTGAAATGATGTGTCCTTGTAATGGCACTTATTTTGCTAACATTAGACATGCTTAGTTTTGATCTTCTACCTTTCagctttgaaatatttgacatCTGGTCTTGTACCTTGTCTTCAAAGCGTTTTAACTCCCTTTTTAACCCTTTTTACTATTTTGGGCTTATTATCCAGGATACAGTATTTTGCAAGTCCATTTTGAATGAATTTGCAGTGAAGATGAATCTGGAATTGCCTGCTTATAGCACCAGGCAGTCAGAAGCTTTGCTTCCAGTATTTGTATCTTCTTTGGTTTTCAATGGCGTCACTTACACTGGCGAACCTGGGAGAAGCAAGAAAGAAGCTGAGCAATTGGCAGCACGAGCCGTTATCCGCACGCTTTtaggtattttttaaatgcatACTTCATAAAGAATTTGTttctgattttaattatagattTAGCTGTATTCTTATTTCCATGGTGTGAATTAATTCGACTTTTCAATGTAGTTACTTCAGGATCTGCAACAATACTTTCTGAGATCATTAAATCAAAAGGCAAACTATATGCTGCATTGAACAAAGTCAAGGAATCCAATTATAGCACCCAAAAAATTGCAACTAGCTATGTGCCAACAACTGCAATTCCTAAATCAAGTTCAGGAATACATCCAATACCTGCAACCCCAGAGGCAAGTGTAGGAATGCATTCAATACCCACAATCCCAGAGGCAACTGCAGGAATCCATCCGACACCTGCAATTACTGAGGCAAGCACAGGAATGCATCCAACATCTGCAGCTATTGAGGTTAGCACAGGGATGCATTCAACGGCTGCAGATTCTGAGACAAGCACAGGAATGAATCTACCATGCCATCCGTTTAAGAAACCAAAATTGGAACCACCATCTGAACCTGTTGCTCTTCCAATTCCATTTGTGCCTCCTGTTCTAGGACAGCACTCAGAAGGCGGTTCAAGCTCCACAAACAAGCGGCgtaaaaacaaaaggaagGCTAACAAGAAATTACGCACAGATGCTCAGTAAGttttaatttagattctttATGTCTGCTAAATTCTTCACTTCCTGTTTGGTTTGAACTTCATTTTTGAGGATTAATTACTTTTCTTAGCATTTTGTTACCTTTTATGCTAGTGAATTATTACTGTTAGTCGCATTGCTCTGTTCATCCTATGTTTAGTTGATTAGTTATGTTTATGAGGCTTGCTCTGAGTTTACCATTCTCTTCAAGCCTGCCTCCAGAGAATGAgaaacttaattttataaaagagtTTTGTGTGACTGCTTTCAGGCTGTTCTATTGCTTTTATACTAGTGTTTGTTATGCGATCCTTTTTTCCCCTCATATATGGATTCACTTCTCGCTGGCATAGATTGATGTTGAATAATTGTGCGAATAAGTCTTTCTTATGCTCATGGTAATGTGTTTGCTTATCTTATAAAGGTGCTTCCTTTCTTACTTGAAGTTTCATTGTCATGAAATTTGCAGGCCATGTGTTTCAGCTCAGCCGTTGACTCAAGTTCCTCCTTGTTCTGTAGCCCAATGAACCGCGCAGCTGTGTTGTGTATTGATTTTCCATAGGTGTGGCTCATTGAAAAGCTTAGCTACATTCTTGTGTCTATTCTGTTAGGTCTTGTTCAAACCTTAGTCTTCTTCTTGGACTCTCACCTCCCTTGTAGGATAACATGTACATGCAATTTGTCATTGTTACATATATTATGGTTATTGGTTAACCCCTAGCCTTGTTTTAGCACTACTAAAAGGTCAACGTAGCAGAACTCTGGAATGGCCATCGTATTTATaatccatctttttttttttttttttaaatcggTTCTGCTTTGAGGCGATTCAGTACTGGTACAATGGGCAGAtcattataatttgtttaattcatttttctccGCGAACAGATAATTATAAAGCAAGAAAATCCAGTCATAGGTTTTACTTGCTTTATTAGACATTTCCTTAGTGACAAGTCAAGAGAGAGAAATCCAAGTAGTgtttaaacatttttcttcttatgcTTGTATTGTTATATTAATGAGAAATTAGTAATAAGCTTATAATAATGAATGATGTAGCAAAATTTCAAAGACAAAAACTTATGCTGTTGTTTTCATACGGATCGATGTATGAATAGAAGACACGACcatttgtttttgcttgtagTCTTGATTCAATTCATGTAAACTTGTCAGATAGATTCAATTCATTGGTCACATTGTTAAT
It contains:
- the LOC102607749 gene encoding double-stranded RNA-binding protein 4-like, with the protein product MAESQRTDIEAVLSSLPQPQLSDPCPTEAQAQAQAPAPAPVQARVQAPATASASKSVTAPVVLTPNRVPEHLMHKNRLQEHAQRSGIPLPVYQSHNEGFQHAPKFRASVSVDGVTYTSPNTFSHRKAAEQDVAKIALECISKKIKDEGCPLINQDTVFCKSILNEFAVKMNLELPAYSTRQSEALLPVFVSSLVFNGVTYTGEPGRSKKEAEQLAARAVIRTLLVTSGSATILSEIIKSKGKLYAALNKVKESNYSTQKIATSYVPTTAIPKSSSGIHPIPATPEASVGMHSIPTIPEATAGIHPTPAITEASTGMHPTSAAIEVSTGMHSTAADSETSTGMNLPCHPFKKPKLEPPSEPVALPIPFVPPVLGQHSEGGSSSTNKRRKNKRKANKKLRTDAQPCVSAQPLTQVPPCSVAQ